DNA sequence from the Ruminococcus albus 7 = DSM 20455 genome:
AATGATACAGTTAAGGATATAATTATTTAAGATACGGAGCGTGGAAAAAATGTCAACAGCATTCAGAGGGGCGGATATTCTTCTGCCAAAGGATACGGATATGAAAAAATGGGCTGTAGTTGCCTGCGACCAGTACACTTCTGAACCGGAATACTGGGACAGAGTTGAAAAGTACGTAGGGGATGCTAAAAGCGCCTATGATCTTATCCTGCCCGAGGTATACCTGGAACAGCCGGGAGTAGATTACCGCATAGACAAGATACACCGCACAATGAATGAATATATTGAAAAAGGTGTATTTGAAGAATACAAGGATGCTATGATATATATCGAGAGAGTGCAGTCCGACGGCAGAGTGAGAGCAGGTCTTATCGGCGGGATAGACCTGGAGCAGTACGAATACTACAAAGGCTCCGAATCTCAGGTAAGGGCTACGGAGGCTACTGTTATCGAACGTATACCGCCCCGTATAAAGATACGCAAGGGCGCACCTGTGGAGCTGCCGCATATAATGATACTCATAGATGATGTGAAGAAACGCATCATTGAACCGCTGGCTGATAAGAAAGACGAATTCACCAAGCTATACGATTTTGACCTTATGGAGGGCGGCGGACATATAACAGGCTGGCTGCTGGATAAGGAAAACGAGGAGATCGTGCTGAGTCATCTGGAGCAGTTTTCAAAGCAGGAGGCTTTTGAACGCCGCTACGGTATAAAAGGCAGACAGCCCCTCACCTACGCTATGGGTGACGGAAACCACTCCCTTGCTACAGCTAAGGAATTTTATGAAACACTGAAACGTGCAGAGCCTGCTGCTGATCTTTCGGGACATCCTGCAAGATATGCACTGGTGGAGCTTGTGAATCTTCATTCGCCTGCACTGGAATTTGAAGCGATACACCGCATAGTTACTGAGGTGGATGCCGATAAGCTGGTGGATGAACTGACGAAAAAGCTGGAGCTTTCCGATAAGGAGAGCGAACAGGGCTTCGTTATAGTGCGCAACGGCGAGGAAAAAAAGGTTTATGTACACGCACCTTCTTCAAAGCTGACTGTCGGCTCTTTGCAGAATTTCCTGGATAACTATACTAAGGAATTCGGCGGAAAGACCGACTACATACACGGTGCGGATGTAGTAAAAGAGCTTTCAAAGAAGAAAAATTCCATAGGCTTCTTACTCCCCGATATGGGTAAGGAC
Encoded proteins:
- a CDS encoding DUF1015 domain-containing protein, translated to MSTAFRGADILLPKDTDMKKWAVVACDQYTSEPEYWDRVEKYVGDAKSAYDLILPEVYLEQPGVDYRIDKIHRTMNEYIEKGVFEEYKDAMIYIERVQSDGRVRAGLIGGIDLEQYEYYKGSESQVRATEATVIERIPPRIKIRKGAPVELPHIMILIDDVKKRIIEPLADKKDEFTKLYDFDLMEGGGHITGWLLDKENEEIVLSHLEQFSKQEAFERRYGIKGRQPLTYAMGDGNHSLATAKEFYETLKRAEPAADLSGHPARYALVELVNLHSPALEFEAIHRIVTEVDADKLVDELTKKLELSDKESEQGFVIVRNGEEKKVYVHAPSSKLTVGSLQNFLDNYTKEFGGKTDYIHGADVVKELSKKKNSIGFLLPDMGKDELFPTVIEDGALPRKTFSMGHAADKRFYVEARRIIK